Within Intestinibacillus sp. Marseille-P6563, the genomic segment TCGCCGGTTTTGTCGTCGGTCATCTGATACCGGCGAGCATTCAACACACAAATTTGACTAGTAAGTTTCATAGCAATATTCCTCCTCAGATTCAGGCAACAGCATGACCCGTTGAAACCTTACGCGAAATTGTAAAACATTGTTTTACAATTTGGATTATAAACTGTTAAACAATGTTTGTCAATACGAGTGGCAAAAAAATATTAAAGCTGATAAAATACCGTCAAGGAGGTGGGCATAGTGAAAAGAACCAAAGCTACAAAGCAAATCGGACTAAGAGTACCAGAAGAATTAAAAGACCGACTTGAAAATCGAGCAGAAGAAGAAGGACGCACATTGTCCAACCTTGTAATCAAAATTTGCGAAGAATATCTAAGAAAAATTGATGAAGCCAAAAAGATGTTAGGCGAATAAAAAAAGAGGGCTTTT encodes:
- a CDS encoding ribbon-helix-helix domain-containing protein produces the protein MKRTKATKQIGLRVPEELKDRLENRAEEEGRTLSNLVIKICEEYLRKIDEAKKMLGE